The segment AGAAAACTCCATCCATACTACTTAAAGACTATGTCTCACACTCTGCTCAGACTACTGATAATAATAAACTCTCTCATGCTCTCTCCTCGCCTGATCTTGGTCCTCAACGAACGTCCTCAGGTATCACTCCCTCCCCTATATCTAGCTATGTCTCTGATGACTTTTTTACAGACAAGCATCGCGTCTTCATGGCCAATATCATTGCCGATGACCCTCCTCGTTCATTCAAAGAAGCTGTGAAGCTTAAAATATGGCGTGATGCAATGGGAAAAGAAATTGATGCTTTTGATGCTACTAATACATGGGATATCGCAACACTGCCTCCAGGAAAGAAGGCTCTCAGCAATCAATGGCTCTACACTAACAAATACAATGCCGATGGTACTCTTGAACGACCTAAAGCTCGTCTAGTTGTCTTGGGAAATCATCAAACTGAGGGAGAAGATTTCAATGAAACTTTTGCCCCTGTTGCAAAGCTCGCCTCAGTgcgttttattttgaaacttgCGGCAGCATTAAATTGGTATGTCCATCAAATGGATGTCCACAATGCCTTCTTGCATGGAGATCTTGAAGAAGAGATCTACATGAAGCTACCTCAGGGCTTTACGTGCTCAGATCCGACCAAAGTCTGTCGCCTCAAGAAATCTTTATATGGCCTTCGTCAAGCTCCACGCTGCTGGTACGCGAAGCTTACAACTGCTCTTACACAATTTGGTTTCTCTCATGACTACGCAGACCATTCACTCTTTTCCAAGGTTCGCGGTTCGGTCTGTATACATATTTTGATATACGTTGATGATTTTATCATCGCATGCAATGATACTACTGCTCTCCAAGAGTTCAAAGACTATCTTCATCGTTGCTTCCGTATGAAAGACCTCGGTACGCTTAAATACTTTCTTGGGTTCGAAGTTGCGAGGAATGCTTCTGGTATCTACATGTCACAGAGGAAATATGCACTAGATATAATAGCAGAGACATGGCTTCTTGGCGCCAAACCATCTCCAGTTCCGGTTGAACTTAATCATCAGCTGGCTAAAGCAGTTGGTCCTCTTGCAAATGCACATAGTACAGACGCCTTGTTGGTCGATTGATATATTTGACTAACACAAGACCTGAACTCGGGTACATTGTTCATATTCTTGCTCGATTTATGCAGAAACCGCTACTACCTCACTGGGATGCAGCTATCCGTGTTGTTAGGTATCTCAAAGGTTGCCCTGGTTAAggaattttcttaaaagctaaTGATTCACTTCAGATAAGCGCCTACTGTGATTATGACTGGAGTTCGTGTCCCACTTCTCGTCGGTCTTTAAGCGCATACTTCATCTTTCTTGGTGACTCTCCGGTCATATGGAGAACAAAGAAGCAAGACTGCGTCTCGCTCTCCTCTGCTGAGGCCGAATACCGTGCAATGTCTGAAACTGTCAAGGAACTAAAATGGGTGAAGGGTCTTATACAATCTTTCGGCATTCAGCATCCAGGACCTATGCAACTTTATTGTGATAGCAAGTCAGCAATCTACATTGCTTCTAATCCGGTATTTCATGAACGTACCAAACATATAGAGCGTGACTGTCATCATGTCCGTGATGCTCTTAAGTCTAAGTTGATCTCTACTACTCATGTCTCATCTAAGAACCAGCTTGCCGATATACTCACTAAAGCCTTGCCACGGCCTTCATTTGAAGATCTTATGTCCAAGTTGGGTATTCGAAATCTCACACTTCCAACTTGAGGGAGAGTAATGAGATAACTACTATATCTTCAAATAACGACTACTTAGACTAAGGATAATGATGTAACTAGTCCTAAGCTTTATCACTTTAGAATTCTATATGTTGTATAAATACAGGCTATTACCTAACGAGATCAATAACAAATTCTTTCCTTTTTACATTCTCAAGTTATTTCATTTATTCTATTCATTTAGAAGAATTTTTGAGATATAAACAATTTTTCAACACATTTTATTTGCAAACAATACAAGAACCATGAATAGCAGTGTTTGAATGCAACTGtcatgttttgtttatgtaGATTCTGAACCaccgcttttttttttttttttttttgtcaacaaccgCCGCTGTTTATCCGAGTCGTTTTAGGTTTTATGTTGTTGACAAGAAAAATCACACCACCAATTCCATAATAAAAGTTTTTCCATGCTGCTTTAGGTTGCTGACTTGCACTTCCAAGCCATATTAACGCTAGCCTCTAACATAATTTCATTGAAGAAGTTCATTTAAGAAGCTAGAAAGAAATTTGGCCATCAGTTTAGACTCAAATCCGTCACTCTGGCTTGAAAATATAAACATACACAGCAAAAAAATGTCTCCAAATACAATTTGCCTAGAATATCCAAAGGTTACTTTAGGGAAGAGAAACGCAGAAACTGATAATTCAAGGTGTAAGACATTTCAGATGTCACATAATCATCCATACAGAAGACAAAGAtaggaagaaagaaaaagagttgAGGCCACAAGGAATTCAAATTAGTACCATCAGTCTGGGGAAATTATATAAAACCTCTTCTTTTATTTATGATGTTTGATCATATCATCCTCATGCCTTGTCGTCATGGAACCACCATCTCGTCTCTTTAGGAGACCTCCCGTTCTTGCAGTTCTTTACGTATCGGTCATTATCAGCCGGACGTTGCTGAGACATATATAGACATAGTAAGATTGTGTGTGGCTTTGTGATAATACGAAGTGTGGGagttaataaaaatgtagaaacCTTTTCCGGTGAACTCGATAGCATGGAGAGAATGCTGATGCAGACTGAACTAACCGTCATTGCTGGAGACCACGAGTCATACAGAATATctgcaaaaagaaaagagagagtgtTTTACATTTCCTATGTGTAACATATTGTTTAACTAATTAGACCTGATTTTAGGTGCATTGAGATTGTTTTGTGAAAACagcaaacataaaaaaaaagtgtaatCTATCTCTATGTATGCATCAAATTCTTTCCTGGGTTTAcaagaaaattattttgatttacttATAAAAAAGATGTTAATGGGAAAAACCATACAACAGAAAGAAGCATCCAACACAAGGAAaccaataattaaaaaaaaaacaaagagcaTATATAATGCAGAGAGTGAAGAAACAAGAGGAGACTGACTAAGAGATACCTAAACAAATATGTCCATTGCTGTAAATATGCGGATGTAGCGGCGCTGGTGGAACAAAAATTACCTGCTCAATATccaacacacacacaagaaaTTACAAACACTAATCACGATTTGATTGCCAGTAAGAACATACAAAAATGTAAATTCCAAAAAAGGAGATGAGAAAAGTTGCCTGAGGAGATTCCATGGGGTAATGTTCAGGAAAATCAACCTGAAGCTTGTAAGTTTCATTCGCATAGAGCGTACCTGGTGCTCCTGTTACCTCTATTATCCATCTTACAATCACACAAAAACAAACCCAAAAAGTCCATCAAAATTTAGGAATTGAAGACGAAAAACATTGATGAgattttttgtaataatatatacttttgGAGATTATCGGTAACTTTGTGCTTAAACCCAGTGGGAGGATTGACTTGCCACTCTGATAACTCTTTCTGTAGCCTATTACACGCGATCTTGCTTAACGCCTACGCCATCaccatttttttctaaatatcaAAAActcccaaaaaaaacaaacaaaattgaCATCCAAAATCGAAGAATACGAAATCAAAGAGAGACCTTGCGTGAAGGAGATGAAGAGCTGGTCATGGTGGCGGAGACAGACGTAGAATCAGACACAGACAGAAGAACTTTGCTTCTTCTGCTTTTGTCTGAATTTTTCaagtacttaaaaaaaaaaaagtgtaagaAAAAAAGGAACTTTCTCGGGAGTAAGGAAAGGCCACACGAAAATACACGTGAAAGAGTCATAAATTACGGAATAGCCCATTTTCCATCGGACGGTTTTAACTCCTTCTCCGTGTTCACACGTGTCAGATATCATTCATTGTCTTTAGCTTTTTGACCTTCATATACAATTAATACATCAAGGAGTCGATTACATTATTAAAATACGTATTTTTCATATTGTCTTCCACGTCCAGCTTAATTGTCTTTCTGATTATGATCGTACAACGACAAGTACATAACAATATTATCGACAAGTACAATTAACATACATGCATTTAAATGGTGTCGTTTCAGGCAGCTGAGTATTTTATGGGTCACTCACAATCAGGCATTCAGGCCCAACATAGTCAGTTCACCTCTATACCAATTCCATCGCTTGCTCCAGTTCAATACCACCTAGCGAGCCATAAATAGGCTCAATAGAGTCTCCCGACGCTTTTCGCATGTGGTAAGTTGTCTATGGTTAATattattgaaatattaaaaatttctatGAAAATTTCAGTAAGTTTCTCAACCAATGATGATGCTTTTAGATTCTTAAAATTAGTACAATATTTCCATAGAATTTCTAAATAtgcaattttttatatttgtttttacaaataTCTCAACGCTTAGATCAACAAACCTTATATTAATTTAACTACCAATATCCCTTCTTTGTGTGTGTAGATATTTTTAAGTTAGTACTTTGCGAAAATCTATATGTGAaagcataaaataaaataaaaggcaTTTGAAAACATTGGTATTTTCTACATATTTGACTGATCTCATTAAAGCTCTATCAGTCAACTCtaagaacatttttttttttttttggaactctaACTCTAAGAACATGTCCATTGAATTTTGAGAATAAGAGAGAATATGTAATGGAGTTCTCAAATGGAATTTaatccattaattttttttataacgccATAAAATTCCATAAAAACATGTGTCACATTTTAAGTAgtttatttttactattattaaaaaattagttgtataaacaaattatgaaacataattattatattatttttagaacCTCATTTTGAGAACTTATTGCAGTGGATATTCGTTTACTTTCTTAAATCCTACCGAACGAAACCCATATTAGCAAAATGGGCTCAATATTAAAGTGGGCCTTTCCTCTTTCCAGTCCTGTCCCTCTCCCCTCCACATCTTCTCCTCGCTCTGATCACTTCTCCTGATTCCTCGCTTCTTCGATCTTCACCGTCTTGGTAATATTCCTTTTCTAAACCCTGTATCGATTTCATAGTGCAAATTTTACCTAGATTAGTCCTTATATTACTTTTCAACTGTGAATCAAATTTCACTGTTTAGGAAATCGAATCCCTAATTTCAGTTTACAATCGTAGAGTTTGCTCATTTTTCGTTATTATTACATCTGCCAGGTAGCTAAGGATGGCGCACTCTCTAAGCTTCATCTCCACCAACTTGAACACTCTACTCCTCAACCATCATCAGTGTCGGAGTTTCGGTGCCTTTGTCTCTCCATCTAAATCTAAAACGAGATTCGCGAGAACCATTAGAGCTGTGCAAGAGACTCAAGGAGGTCCAAGAAGACTAATCGACATCATCAGAACGGTTCCTGATATCTCCAGGAACTACTTCAAGAAGCCGTCAAGAAGAACCCTTTTCGGAGGGATCTCGTTGTTAGGTGGGTTCTATGTCGCGCAGACCATCTCTCTCTCGTTTGGAGCCTTGGGAGTGAACGACGTTATCGCTGCGGTTTTGTGCGTTCTTTTAACGGAGTATGTGACGAGATTCTACTACAGCCGCACCACCGTGACGTTCCCCATCGCTCTTCTCAATAATTTCAAGATGGGTTTCACTTATGGTCTCTTCATTGATGCCTTCAAGCTCGCTAGCTAGTAGTGTatgcttttgtatatatatattttaaagctCCATTTAGTGTTTTTAGTAGATGTTTTCACATTAGCTCatgttgtttgtttgtgtttgctTTCACGTTTTAATGATGTGAGATATCCGAGGAAGTGTACCATAAGCTTAGAGAGTGTGAGAGAAATGGTTGATTGGGCTAACTTACACACTTAGATTCGAATGGGGGTTGCTTGGTTGATTAGTTCCTCTCTTGACATCTTCAGCTACGGACCTTCACTAGATGAAGAAAATATCTTTACATTGTCCAACATCTATTTGAAGATAACCTCCTGAGAAGAAAAGCTGCTTCAGAGTTGTCTGGTATCAAGGTTTACAAGAAGAATCGAGGAAGCAAAAATCATTTGGCTAAAAACTTAACCCTATAAGGGGATGATTGGTAAGTGctgtagctttatattttttgctgtaAAATTTAATCTGTAGATTTATTTGCTGTAGCTTTCCTTGTTGTAGATTTCTAAAACACTAATTTTTTGCTCTGGAAATAAAGCTCTCTACagccatattttgattttgcagagatttttttgctgtgagttttttaaggaaagcaaagctcgattggttgagatatatagctgtagactaaattttggctgtccagagcatctacagccccaaccaatcatcccctAAAGCTTATGAACAGAGCCAGTCCTAGAGGTGTGGGGCCCtattcaaatttctttttaatttaaaattaaagatatttttaagtgatttttagtaaaaattaatgtaaatttctttactttatatatttaacactatttaataatataaatacacctatatatacaaatatttttttttaaagaggtCCTTTCAAATGTTTCGAAAGCATACCCACAAGCCCGACTCTGCCTATGAACTAGTATGTTCCCCTATTTTAGCCATATCTCAAAAGTCATAGTTAGAATTAAAGATTTTGATACAAGTTAAGGCTAATCTTGTTAGGTTGAGTCCATTTTAACATTCCTAGTTACATCCCACTATGAtgaagaaagttttcttttaaaatcttaGAAAAGAAGAGTGCATTAGTTTGTAAATCacttttgtctttatttttaacACTCATAGTCACTTCTAATGGGTCAATTAGTGGACGTAGTTATATCATATAGAGAATGTAATTAAGATTGAGGTTTGCATTAAACGGGAGTTTGGTTTATAGGATTATAAAAGAGCAATAATTAAGTATTTTagtttaaaacatgtttttttatatCACCAACAAGTTTAAATTGgtcattattttaaattctaatgtataaatatcaatatatctatataaaagcaattaaaaaaaaatcttctacaTATTGACATTTTCTaggattttaaaagaaaactttcTTAATTACATcaatatctatcttattaaaatagaaatacactTATAAATTAACTCttagttttttaatttattacatCTCAATGCCactgaaaaaataaatttacctACATTTTAGTATTCTTGTCTTTTATAGTTTAATGAATGCATTTTCCTAAGATGAAATACAACAAATTATGTCCAACTTACTTAAGGAATATTTCCCATAATCAAGCTAAATAATAAATTACACTTAAtcaataccaaaaatataacaaaatgttCATTACACggatttggttattttttattttggtatattaactatgtctaaaaaaacatagaaaatgttataaaaaatacataatataaaacacacaaaattataaataatatatatatttgattatttgatagtataaatcaaatataaccatatacaacatttttattttacctaaatttttgatccataaaaaaatacatttacacCAACACACgggttatattttaaaaatatggatctaataattgacggatctaaaaataaaataaaataaaaatattcactataaattataaaatttatgggtttagaaatatattaaacaattatttaatacatataaattttataaatatatattaccatttatataaattttttttaaaaaataaaaaagaatatcCGGTGGGTGCGCGGATCAAGTTCTAGTATGTATATAAAAGCAACTACGATGAAGAATGCACGTGTTTTTGACATTTTTCAGCTTTTAAGGTTTAATGAGTGACTGTTATATCTTCATTTTCTACTTTTTTCCACAAGTTTTCAAACTTAATATGCAgccattttcaatttttttttcatgatttcaccgtttttaaatcatttattttgggAGTTATCTACATATAGCAAATCTAAGACTTAAAATTTGATTTCGAACCagaaattttgatattttgtaagCTTTTCGAATTTGAGAAACTCGATTTTACAAAACTAGGCGCTGTTCATTTCTCCAGGTAAGGCGGGTATAATACGGCTCAGCGCCTTGACATACCGTTCACATCCTTTTCGCCATGGTGACCTTCCGATCTGCGTTTAATCAGACGAGTTATCGGTGGTGGGGGTGTTTTAGAACAAAGATTgacatttataataaatatattattttgttaaatcGAAAATACACACTTtttgaaatacttttttttttgaatcaccaaaaatatacgtatatatttgtatttattaacGGTAGAAGCATGGACCCATAGTGGGTGAGTTTTGATTGTATTACGTGGTATTGTATTTTGAGTTGAGTCTTAATTTATGGATGAATGCATTGGATTGTGGACACAACCAACTTTAAAAAAGTTTCACATAACATGTGATGTTCCTTGCAAATTAAACCATTGTCTATgaaaatcatatttaattttaattctcTTGAAACTGTGGACGATAAAGAGTTATTAGAACAAGAGATAAAGTTGTGGACGGTAATTTCATGAATGGAAGAGTTGTGGACAATATAAGCATGGAAGGCAGAGTGGCAATACCAACGGTGAGCTTGGTATTCCAAAGCTTTCATAGTTGGAATTCGTAACAAATCGTTTTTCTTGAATTAAACTCTAAATCCACGTGAAAAAGATGGGTTGAAGTTTCACACGGTTTagactaacttttttttttttggtaaaatgtaaagatattattgttaacttttcattttttgatAGAAATACAATGAATACAAGAAGcagataaaagaaaaataaaacctaAACAGCGACTCAATCTATCTAAGCCGGAACAGACACAACAAGCAAAAGCCGTAGACCAGAGGCATCAACTAATCTGCACTTACCACTTGCCGCAAAAGGAAGAGCCAGTTAAACCGAGAGTCAGAACCCGGTAATTTTAGCCTCCCCGATGAACCTGTTCTTAAAGATGAGGCCCGACCAAGAACAGTTTGCGGAAGACTTCAAGAGCATCCACCTGCACAATCAGACAGCCACGCCAGAGGCCAAGCACCTGCATCGACAAAACGAGCATTTATTAGGGAC is part of the Brassica rapa cultivar Chiifu-401-42 chromosome A09, CAAS_Brap_v3.01, whole genome shotgun sequence genome and harbors:
- the LOC103839263 gene encoding probable ubiquitin-conjugating enzyme E2 18, with product MTLSRVFSCGLSLLPRKFLFFLHFFFFKYLKNSDKSRRSKVLLSVSDSTSVSATMTSSSSPSRKALSKIACNRLQKELSEWQVNPPTGFKHKVTDNLQKWIIEVTGAPGTLYANETYKLQVDFPEHYPMESPQVIFVPPAPLHPHIYSNGHICLDILYDSWSPAMTVSSVCISILSMLSSSPEKQRPADNDRYVKNCKNGRSPKETRWWFHDDKA
- the LOC103839261 gene encoding uncharacterized protein ycf20; this translates as MAHSLSFISTNLNTLLLNHHQCRSFGAFVSPSKSKTRFARTIRAVQETQGGPRRLIDIIRTVPDISRNYFKKPSRRTLFGGISLLGGFYVAQTISLSFGALGVNDVIAAVLCVLLTEYVTRFYYSRTTVTFPIALLNNFKMGFTYGLFIDAFKLAS